aggAAAACTTCGAAACTCTAGCCACAGAGGCAAAAGAAATAAGAAGTGAACTTGAGAGTACCAAACTtcaattagaaaatgaaatcaccgaaaaacaacaaataattgAAGATCTAAAAAATGTTCGCAATAAGTTGGTGATTGAAGGTACAGAAAACCAAACCCTAAAAGAAAATCTCGAAAGCTTAAGAAAAGaatgtgaaaataattttgaaaattataaatcaaATCAAGAACAAGAAGACTCTCAACGGAAGTCACAAGTTGAAATTACCCAAAAACAGCaagaaaaatatcaacaaatttCTCTTCAACTTGAAActgaaattacaaaaacaaaagctCTAATAGAAGATCTTGCACAGGCTAAGCTTCAGTTAGAAAATGAAGTCAAAAATAAACATCTAGTGACGAAACAGCTTGAAGAAACTAAATGTAGTTTAGAAAATGAAGTAACGGTTTGTAAAATGGACCTTGAGAAGCTACGAATCGAATTACAAAATGAAGTTctcgaaaaaacaaaaatcaaagaaGAATTCGAGAGTGTGAAACTTCAATTAGAAGGTGAAGTtactgaaaaaattcaaattaaggaAAATCTCAATGCAACCGAGGCAGAAAATCAGAGGGTTCAAGAAGAACTAGAAACCACTTGGCTTCAGCTACAGTCAAAGCTTACGGAAAATCAGCAGATCAAGGAAGAACTTGAAGCAATTAAAATTCAGTTAGAAGAGAAAATTACTGAGGTCTCTAATGTAAAGGAAGAACTTCGGTTGAGAGTTACTGATTTAGAAAGTCAAAAGGAAACACTTcacaaattaaatcaaaactcaaaacttgaatttgaaaaagaaattgcaGAAAGTACCGAAACGATAAGGGAACTCCGAACAAAAATCCTGAATCTGGAAGCTGAAAGCAGGGCAGTTAACCAAAAGGCTGACAAATACAACAAGGAACTGGAAGATGTAAAATGTCTCCTTAAAAATGTAGCAACTGAAAAGAGTAAGCTCATTGAAGATTTGGAAAATTCCAATAAAGAGTTTAATGAAGTAAGAAACGAGAAAATGGATCTCGAAAATAAATATCAGGCAATTGTTCGAGAAgcagaaaaattcaaaaatgactaTCACTTGGCTGAAAGTGAAGTTAAACGTTTTCAAGGTGAAGAATCTCTTCTTCGGGAGCAAATTGAAACTCTTAAAACCACAAGTGAATCTCAAATTAAAATGTGCAATAAAGAAATCACCGAACAGAAGGAAAACGTATCTCGATTAATCCAAGAGATTGCATCAAttcgaaaagaaaaagaatttgctgaagaagaaagaaaaattctatcaaatCGTCTTGAATCTAAACtaaatgaagaaaaatcaaaagaattaaatCAGAGGTCGATTGAGGAAAAATTGCAATTAAGTGAAAAGGAAATtcttgttaaattaaatttaatcaaaactgAACAACTTCGAAGTCAAGATTtggaaaatcaattaaaaaaattacaaatggaGAATGCAAGTCTTAAAGAATCTGCCGAAAGCAATATGAAGCGAATTGAAAAACAAGCTTTAATGTTGGGTGAATCACAAGCTAATTGTCGAAAATTAAAGAAAGAATCAGATGCTGCTCAAAGCAATTTGGAAATGGTCAAAACATCATCAGAAATAACACAGCGTGAGAATAGCAGACTTAATCTAGAATGCAAATGCCTCAAAGAAAAGTTATCGAAAAGTGAAAAATCCAAAGATGTACTTGAATCCAGAACAATTATACTGCAAAAAGAAATTGAGAAACTTGAAGAAGACAAAAAGATTATAGAAAGCTCTGAAAACGATTTGAAAACATCAAAAATCAGTTTGGAAAAAATCAAACTCAATTTGGAGGATAAAATACGCAAATTGGCAAAATCTCTATCTGATTCAAATGTGGCATTGAGTAAAGTTGAACAAGATAAGGTTCAATTGAATTTAGAAGTTGGTGGATTGAATAAACAATTGCAGGAGAATAAAACACTTCTCAATATGAAATTAAAGGAGATTGAAAGCTTAACATCAGATCTAACCGATGCAAAGAATACAAATTCGCAATTGAttgaattaaatgaaaaacatcaaaacaatgCTAAAGAAATTGAAGAAGAGAACTCTCGTTTAAATGATCAACTTTCAAAATTATCGCTTCGTTTACAAATCACCCAAGAAGGACACGAGAGTATGAAAAATGAATTGGAAAGTCTAAAGTCCGATGTAGAAGCTTCAAAATTGGAAAGAGATGCAATTGAAAAAGATCATCGAACAGCAGTTGAACGGTTAATGGGTATTGAGGGACAAGTTGTTGAGGAACGACGTTCAACAGAAGTTGAATTTGGTAATCAAATAAAACTATTAGAAGGGCAAATTTTAAAACTCTCATCAGAAAAATGTGATTTGGAGAAACTTCGTAATCAAGATAAGCTTATTATCGAACAGTTAAATGAAGATATAGCAATTTTCAAAGCGAAACTTCAAAAAAGTCGTGgaatttgtgaagaaaatgagaaaaaatggGCTGATGAGAAGGAAGTGTTATTGGCCGAAGTTAAGGGCAGCGAGGACCGTATCAAAGAGACGCGTTTGGAACTCGAAGGCAAGCTGGAAAAAATGAAGAATAAAATGGTGAGTgatatcttttattttatatttgtatattttttgttttgtttataaatcacacacacacaaatacacaCACAATTTCATTAAAAGGGCAtcacatttataatttttattgtattttttgtatatttttgtttgtattaatttgtttaaaaaaaatttaaaatctaaaatcttaGTTTTATTTTGATACGCATGATGATAGTAAATTACATATTTGTTTGACGttgattatttgttttatattaacccaTTTTTTAGATGTATTAAAAGATGTAtgttaaaacttttgaaaaaacccATATTCCATAAAATTAGACGATTTCAGGTAATCCAAACATGGCCACGAATTTCCATGGTTAGAAGGACTTAGGCCACACTGCACCAACATCCGCAGTGCCCTTCAGGTGATAATAGTCCGTCTGCTGtcatttctttaaacaatgatctttttggtaatttttgtctttggccttatttatgtttttgtttgcagGCGAGGTTAAGTTTCGACGCTTTCCTAATTTCCAACTCCATCCTTTTCCCCAGCTACCCGATACTTCCTCCTCACGACTTTCGCAAAGCAACATTTAGAAAACTTATTCCATTACTCTACAATCTACATGAATTAagtcatttttgattttgtggaCGTAtactttcagaaaagaaaataattaatgaTCGGTCGATACGCGAATCtcgcaaaaatatttaaatcgatTATAACGATTGTATAAcgattgtttaaattttgttgaaaaccTCTCCAAAGATGCGGAAATAGCTTTTATTTAGAAGTGTTAGCTGTAATTTTCatcttttcatcaaaaacctgtCGGAAGCACACCTCGAAGCATGATttgtaagaaaatttgttttcttcataaaactTTTATCACTCAAGAAACAGCAACTTTAGTTAAGaccgatacttaatcgttgtagtgtgcgcactttcaaacattttcatactgattaagagaccgactaaactgtcggccgatagaaagtttttAGTGTGCGGGAGCTAGGTTTGTTAATATTTCCATTTGTACATTCTTTAAATCTGATGTAACATAAAATCCTCGAGTTGATTTTCAATGGTGTAAAAAACTTTTGACGTACTCGAGGCATTATGCCACATGATGTTATAGAGATACGACAAATATGTAATACAAACAATTAAAACTGATAAACCATTTGAAAACATTGTAGGTATTCACAAAATTTTACCTGTGAATATTATTAAACTTCGAAATTACAGTTGGAAACGAGCAGTTGTAACTGCGCATCTTCCGGCTACAATTCTCAACTTAATTTTAGCTCGGGTAAATTTTGGATGAGATCTaaagttttgtatggaaaatagaATTTagcaaataaatttgtttataattttatggAAGGTTTTTTCTTTATACACAATTGTAACATTTTGTTTCGATACTTATCTCACTCAGTTCGCACACTTTCCTTTctctttcatatattttttatgaactAATTGTAGTTCTTGTTTCGcatgatataaaaaatgtataccgAATTTCATTACTTTATCGTCGTATCCTACTTGTTATGCTGATTCATGAGACTGTACATTAAAAGAGGCCATACAAATTTCGTGCGGTTGTCGTATCATCTTGGTTTCCTTTCCGACGAGAGAGTTTACTTTCAGATCTATACGGCTGTTCTAATATTCGTTGGAATTTGAAAACGAAATTTGAATCCTTAcggattgaaaacggttttACTGATTTCCATTCGACTTTTTTGTTGGATAATATTGCTTTGCGGTAGCAAATTGTTACGTGGATTGTCGGATTGTAGGCCCGTTCATTTTTCGAAACACCTATGAATtcgcaaaatgtgttcgaatacggaaTTCGGAACAGTTAGAATTTGAAAATGGGGGAAAATAGAATTCAAACGGAAATCAGAACAGCTGTGTtagttgtttaattttaaatatcatacttttttcAGTTAAGGAAAATTTCCTGATGATAAAAATAAACtgaatatttaatgaaaagatatgtaatttttttaaatatgactAATTAGTTCATCAGGTCTTGGGAATTTATCTCAGTAAATTgaggtacatattttttttttgttgagaagaCTCAATTATTCAAAGAAGAAATGTTTCGCGGAAGAAGCATAGTAAATAAATCGAAATAAGCAGTATGGACttcaaaaagtagtttttttatgGGGTGGCAAACAATTtggcaatattttaaaattggttAGAGGTTTCATTATGGAAAAAGAGATACGTTGTATGTTcatattttgtttgctttatttttgcTGATGACacaattaatttattcattttttttttctcaatctcataaatacttttgttttattcaagTCATTTGATTTATATGCacttaaaaattattctttttttcttctcaaattGTAGTTGTTGCAACAAAACAAGAATAGAAAAAATCATATCAGCAGACCACAAAAATGGTGGATACATGGCCTAAAGTCCTGCTTCAAATATACCATATTAATCgtagtttttcattttcttttaattatcaTAGTCAAGTatttaatgataaaaaatgaTTTGGAATTAATTGTTAAAAGTAATGTTCCTGcaatattttagataatatttttgtattcgtaTAACGTACTTAATGTCtctattaattaattattataataatattattgATGTGATGTCCTGggatgtgtaatattttttttcctttttactaataaaactaatttaatttcaaaatcataacaaaacaaaaaaaatgttacattctGAATTATTGGTATAGAAAACTTTGTATAATGATGAAGttgcaaaaatgaaaaagaaacaagAACGTGAAGTTGCTGTTTACAAAACGGATATTGATTCATTAAATGCTAAggtatgaaattttgtttgctttcaaAATAGTTCTTAtctcattattttattttttattaatagaaTGACAAACACGAAGAACATATTAAGAAACTTTCCAATCAGATTTTCCGACTGAATGAGAATATTTTGGAATTCCAAAAGGAAAATACTTTCTTGAAGACAAAACTGAAAGATCTTGAAAATAAACCTCGTCAGTTGAGTCGACTTAGGCCAACAAGTGCACCATCATCGGCTCATCAGGTCTTAAGTTCGAATTTGAGAATGGAAGATGAAGAAGGAGAAATCTTTAACAATACATATTTATCGGATTTGAAGGACGGACGAATGTCGGAATACTTTAACACAGATATCTGGTAAGATggaaaacttgacaaaaattgTACTTATCtcgaaatgattttttaaatttattttctagtGCCCAAGAACTTCAATACAGAAATTCCTTATTGCCACCACACTTGAAGAGTACTTATTTGGCACAATTTGATCATCAAATGGGAGAAGAGGAAATTCGAGTAAGCGACATAACAAGTTTAAAAAGGACACCAGGAATTAAAACGATTCAGCAAAAACACATTGAACAAAAATGACAATTGAATCGCAAATCAATTTCTGTAcgataaattaattcaaaaataaaaaagacaaaaacttGTTTGCGTTATTccaaagcaaaagaaaaaaatgcaattaatgaattaattattattaaatgtttaaacattttaagttaaaaattctattttatcaAGAAATTCAAACCCTTTTAACGTTTTTGTGTGTCGTACAGTGTTTCAAGTGATAATTGTCAATTTGTGttattccttttttgttttatttgtgtcccattttttttattttttctctactAGCTACTACTACACAGTTAAACATTTATTGTCTCAgtgtaattaaaatattatttattcatttttgccTCTCTATCTAGGATATTCCAACTTTGGATGACAGTTCAAGTACTTTGTTAAATACAGGCCAAAGGAAAAAAGTATCTGGTGCAACATCATATAAACGTCCAGGTCCACCAACTCCAAGTAAAAACGCTGGTCGTTTATCTTTCGGTGGAATTGGAGAACTTAATcgagaaattttaaaagaatcacTTGATATGGCGAGTtgttcatcatcatcgtcaaaGACTCCagctaaatttaaatttttctcttcGAAGTTGAGCATGAGAGGGGATGAGGtaagtttagatttttttttttacaattctgtatgttttttttttagtttttagtatctgtttgaatttttgtttttaagtttaaaaaaaaaaaaaagatagtttATAAGTGAATAGTTTTAATGGCGttgtaatttgaaattttgtttacctaATCTAGTGTAACATGTGGACTGTTATTTctgaattatttttagaaaacattgaTATACCAACtcgacaaattgaaattttgaaactgttATCTCTATCTATGTCTACTATGTCTACTTAAGGCTATGGCATTCAATATGAACCGTGAGCCATTACATATGGTCACTTCAACAACTAAATTACTCCTTGGAgatggagattttttttttgttgctgtagAAAATTCTAAGGACTACCTACCATGCCTACTctagtcaaataaaaataaaacaaacaagttATTTCGATAAATATATTTGGTCATGATATtgttcacagaaaaaaatactaatGTCACTGGAAATAAATGTTCTTCGCTTAATGAGAAATCTTTAAACTGTGTGACCATAAGCCCTAGCCCCACTTTTTGTTCGATGTTTTCTCCAGTTGTTCGGgtgatatattttattattgtttatacATACGTAATAttacttatacagggtgtcccaaaagttaacgtcgaaacgaaaacggtagatagggtaggtggtgacagttatcagaaaaataataaaaaaaaatcgcagccatatattttgggagttatgggcatttgaaaaaaagtcgaaaaaatggtcaccctgtgacggtttttcatgtgccgtgactacaaatcttaatttttctcatttttttcttttgttacggaaccttgaataaccctgctatcaaatgcattcaaaaatttgaactcagctgcatcagttttaaagaaaatattacttttttacccaacttagtactaaaaatttttacatgactctaattcaatgagccgtagtgtaaaaaaaatgcactacgatgtttcggcaagttgccttaaaagttggtgtgttcaattctcttttcaaaatggtataacattgttgggaatatttcataaataaccgagataaattttttttcttaagaaatctgacttttttatgaggtaatttttccattgaCCATTGAAATTGACCAATCGAAAACTCGATACTACTTTTGTTTACATTCAAGCTTAAACTCCGATTCTATTTTCATAAATGCCCTATTCCATATTTTTATACCTCAGCCTGAAAGCAAACTGTCCTTAATTCTTTATATATTAAAAGGCATGTTCAGAAAATACAGCTTACAATTGTATTTCTTTGAGCCACGGTTGCTTGAAATCGTGTAACATCATTTCCTCTTTTCCTTAAGCTCGTATTGTGTTTacatacatattaagggtacccaaaacccctttagtgctcattataaaaaaaaacagctaccCAAGGTCCATTGAGTGCGcggtttgcaaaataataaagcAAGATCTAAGTTAACAAAATACTAACTTTGactaattgttatttatttttaatttgtttaagcaAAAGAATGTGCACCAAACGATGAATAATATATATTGACAATTCCTTGACACAATTTATTTTGACAAGTGGGTTTTGAAATGGTCTGTTCTTAGATTTGGTAACTTGAATAATGTTTTCAAGGCTACTCAAGAAATGTCttcttaaaattaattacaCTACTATCCTACTGAGCAATGAGCTGTTGAAGTAGTTTCATTTGTCTAGCTTTTTCAATCCCCAATAAACCGTCGCTGAACTTAAATCAATTGAAAAGAACTGAATGATAACCTCTCTGAAATCAttctttttgatttattaaattgTTTCATTTCATTCGTAACATTGTTGATATTTCGAGTCCTGTTTTGATAGggcaacattttttaataattttttaacaaaagtaaACAAACTAACAACTCTCGAGCTCAACCATTCTTTTGTACGTGTAATTAATTTGCGACAATCGACGGGGCCCACCTAAAACATGCAATTTTTCATGACAATGATACTCTTTCTTACCAGTATTAcccctgaaaaaaatgtttttaggtGGTGGAGGCTGGTATACGAACTCAAAATTCTGGCGTCATGGTCCATCTCACTAATTATTGCGCCCCGGAGTACTTTGTTTTTTCTCAGCTTAATCTTAACATCATTCCTCACATGTGCTATTATTAGTTCGGATTGCGACTTTTAGCTGGCcaatatttaattgaatttatttgaaattgtgCTCAAATGAAATGCTGAACGTTGTTTTGAAGATATTCTTGGTTGATGCGCTTCCATATAAAAAGTAGTTGTTTCTCTGTTAAGAGCTAGTCTTTGACGGCACCATGGAGTTATTGGCCTTATCCTTGGCttcttaaatataataaaaatgttatcttgGTGTGATAAATATTCGAAAATAATTGATTGTATCCTTTTATTTCTCTTTCGCTACTGAATTAACTAAATCTTTCCCAACAAATTTCGTTTGTATGTTAgtcatgttgtttttgtttattttttgttgttcaatgAAGTCCTCGTGTTTTACAAGATTACCGGCGGCCAAGTtattaaaataagtttaaaattatttcagcGTAAAAGTTATGTGACGAACTTCaaacaaaaactattaaaagGCTCCACAATTCAATGTTCGTCAACGCCACGCAAAAGCAAAGCACATATTGATCAACGTCGTTTACTTGATCAAATAATGTCTACCGCTAGTCCAGGCCCTGAATATTCACCCGATTGTCTTGTCAAACCAGCTGTTAATCTTCCATCTTCTCTAAAGAATTTAGAGACGAATCGGAGGATGTCGTCTTTGTATAAATGGCGACAGCCACGTCTTTCATATGCATCGGATAGTGGAAATTCTGATGTAAATTCACCTCGAATGAAAGATGTTCGATTTGTTGGTAGTGGTGGTTCGACGAAAAAACGTACAAAACGTGCTAAAGATCGTAGAGGTTCAATATATCTTCGTGGTTCAATGTTTGCTAGAAATTGTCGCACTCCAACTATGGGAACTCGTGAAATATATAGAACTAAATCGAAAAGTCAAAGAAAtgcaaatttcaataaatttcgtaatgaagttttcaatggagagaactttattaaaaaagccTCTTTATGTCCTAGTTGGGATGATGAATCatgcaataataataatgatgatttctttttgaaagaagaaaatatgAAGAAACACGCCATTGAAGATGATGAAAACTCATTTAGTGATCATGATGATGAGGTTAATAATgataaaacctcaaaacactttCAACAGCTGTTAGAAGCTAAAGAATCCAATGCCCCCTTCGAGATAAGTGAAATAAATAATCCCAATCGATCGCATTCGAATGTAAATTATTCCTCAAGTAATGTCCATTCACGAACCATTTACGGAGCTAGTGTGATATTAAATCGTAAAATACCAAATGTCTGTACAACAATGGTACGCAAAAGTTCAATATATGTAAAAGGACATGATGGAAAGAGTGTGATATTGGTCACGAACCAGACCATAACCCTCAAGGATCTGGCACAAATGTGGCTACAAATGAATGTTTCGGCGAAAACTGCTATTGCTTTCAGTTTAACAGCAACACTTATTGGAATACTTTCATTTGTTATTCAATTTATTCATCGATAGAAGTACaaatatttatgttatttttttaagaaaaaatattattatttattttctaatttgaattatgtaaaaaaatgttaagttgtagttatgtataaaaacaaaaaacgaaaatactCTGTAAAAATGATGTtcctccttaaaaaaaaaatgtccttaaccctctactgcatgaattaatattagcggacgaaaaaattaaaaaatgctttacatgggttctttgggttgtttaaAAAcgggtttcattaaaaaaatttgtttaaattaatttgtttaaaaaatttgtttataagccaaatttggcttcgtatgcattaaggggtaagaaattttactaatttttttactcagattatgtaaagaatacaattaaaaatatcaaaagataaatatttatcatttaaaaacaaaataaagtaaaataaatacattgcattacaaaaggttaagaattaattcaaatttggctcatttta
This DNA window, taken from Episyrphus balteatus chromosome 2, idEpiBalt1.1, whole genome shotgun sequence, encodes the following:
- the LOC129909897 gene encoding golgin subfamily B member 1 isoform X1, which codes for MDPVNNWKKILLQWVKECNFLEKTFYSIDQTEIEIFFTHFKDNFKESNICQYKNVSDFLKEQYPLFEPHFDDENTLSSSDHVYVYSLLLHFSCVKVSDGYFQGTCQKLNDLAQRNITAFFQKLLNEDSLTKETLRHVIASIQDFTPPPNPNNSRFVYAAESPMKTPRKQPGISPPTPRSCMLLEKNKKVYTLNAQLETLSYEKNVLEADLKKYEEKIDKLSHELKKSNQEIKDLKNEIQSKSKEISDSGNMHSGEEQIRRLRKKLDQKEQEIAKQSETIEDLTEQKDILQEKLKNAEKQMKYLQSNVTDLAEKVDDLSQELEKKERTIQNLSDTKIELEQWISEIRSSTVNSRPDLNMSAEFLDLSRATNSSGSIHSPENLGSVVDIKLREKENENEKLREEISSIRIDNSKLSKAMSELTTRYSKLFDICNDNLNINNTDDDDEENINELSNYFIIFSNCMQNFASKYEENCFELKRIKENEKQIEELNLNLASKLEESQNQNAELKKEVEDLLSANKILQTSKASLETAISELENKLENCFKERSEEANNIKNLQKELENLKTEKHDTEHQMEYLTTCLETKEDILTKLQSDNGQKDQIINENQQKFKEFDQEKELFENKITHFETLQKDLFEQLEYEKSERREFEEQSNQLSIELEKSKQNYLSVTRDRNYHLTLIQGNKKQIESLQQRIRTLTDAQSLKDSFISKLETDKECLIDSMQDKIHNLSNVIDKYEEGFEEKTNELKEVTSKLIHTETESNSRQNKLQEVSLQFDEANEAFGKVTECILYHFNNFKCRLGLEANTDAPLLSCDIDDIDQLDSRLKNDAKSLLGDITTVCDHVFEEKASLQQTISELEKTVETLHEEQSSLRNNVAQLEADRIKQISYTETLLKREADLKDEISSLTSSFEKLEKNFCNKAKDAEILLEKYNQAEQRVKELQEKILRLENDSKLTNEKLIEERNRQLETAQTQLNSEIAEKVLIKEELQKTVEMLNQVQSNMSLLENEIADLKEQASKTSNKLRQEFDRTKIQLQNETTEKQQIKEELEQIRLQFENEVTEKTKINELLENVKMQLENEVTKKRELKEQLEAGSTKVKEVKEELESIKLLLKNEVTGNKKIQEAFERVATESKEIKKDFENTLLISETLITKTEKIEKELKSTKLQLESEVTEKQQIKENLETLATEAKGIKTELESTKLQLESANLQSETLATEAKKMEKELESTKLQLESEVTGKKQIKEALETASTGAKELKTELESTKLQLESEVTEKQQIKENFETLATEAKEIRSELESTKLQLENEITEKQQIIEDLKNVRNKLVIEGTENQTLKENLESLRKECENNFENYKSNQEQEDSQRKSQVEITQKQQEKYQQISLQLETEITKTKALIEDLAQAKLQLENEVKNKHLVTKQLEETKCSLENEVTVCKMDLEKLRIELQNEVLEKTKIKEEFESVKLQLEGEVTEKIQIKENLNATEAENQRVQEELETTWLQLQSKLTENQQIKEELEAIKIQLEEKITEVSNVKEELRLRVTDLESQKETLHKLNQNSKLEFEKEIAESTETIRELRTKILNLEAESRAVNQKADKYNKELEDVKCLLKNVATEKSKLIEDLENSNKEFNEVRNEKMDLENKYQAIVREAEKFKNDYHLAESEVKRFQGEESLLREQIETLKTTSESQIKMCNKEITEQKENVSRLIQEIASIRKEKEFAEEERKILSNRLESKLNEEKSKELNQRSIEEKLQLSEKEILVKLNLIKTEQLRSQDLENQLKKLQMENASLKESAESNMKRIEKQALMLGESQANCRKLKKESDAAQSNLEMVKTSSEITQRENSRLNLECKCLKEKLSKSEKSKDVLESRTIILQKEIEKLEEDKKIIESSENDLKTSKISLEKIKLNLEDKIRKLAKSLSDSNVALSKVEQDKVQLNLEVGGLNKQLQENKTLLNMKLKEIESLTSDLTDAKNTNSQLIELNEKHQNNAKEIEEENSRLNDQLSKLSLRLQITQEGHESMKNELESLKSDVEASKLERDAIEKDHRTAVERLMGIEGQVVEERRSTEVEFGNQIKLLEGQILKLSSEKCDLEKLRNQDKLIIEQLNEDIAIFKAKLQKSRGICEENEKKWADEKEVLLAEVKGSEDRIKETRLELEGKLEKMKNKMKTLYNDEVAKMKKKQEREVAVYKTDIDSLNAKNDKHEEHIKKLSNQIFRLNENILEFQKENTFLKTKLKDLENKPRQLSRLRPTSAPSSAHQVLSSNLRMEDEEGEIFNNTYLSDLKDGRMSEYFNTDICAQELQYRNSLLPPHLKSTYLAQFDHQMGEEEIRDIPTLDDSSSTLLNTGQRKKVSGATSYKRPGPPTPSKNAGRLSFGGIGELNREILKESLDMASCSSSSSKTPAKFKFFSSKLSMRGDERKSYVTNFKQKLLKGSTIQCSSTPRKSKAHIDQRRLLDQIMSTASPGPEYSPDCLVKPAVNLPSSLKNLETNRRMSSLYKWRQPRLSYASDSGNSDVNSPRMKDVRFVGSGGSTKKRTKRAKDRRGSIYLRGSMFARNCRTPTMGTREIYRTKSKSQRNANFNKFRNEVFNGENFIKKASLCPSWDDESCNNNNDDFFLKEENMKKHAIEDDENSFSDHDDEVNNDKTSKHFQQLLEAKESNAPFEISEINNPNRSHSNVNYSSSNVHSRTIYGASVILNRKIPNVCTTMVRKSSIYVKGHDGKSVILVTNQTITLKDLAQMWLQMNVSAKTAIAFSLTATLIGILSFVIQFIHR